From Thunnus maccoyii chromosome 21, fThuMac1.1, whole genome shotgun sequence, the proteins below share one genomic window:
- the arhgap29a gene encoding rho GTPase-activating protein 29 isoform X2, which produces MGDVENGSVLGLPLTKRSRSFENLSVESGGSGPEKDDPPGPSPPVRVEEVDRTLQRQDSGVESALLYAKAWSKYTKELLAWVEKRLNMDIECAKSYAKMAESAKTLASQQEFMPFREIYMTAFKNDIEYSQLVLHTAAVLQSNKFTQPLLARKNELDKLRKEVKEQWQREQKKMHEADSALRKARLLQAQRQEEYEKAKVSTSRLEEEQIGGGGGAAAVKQLEKRRRLEEEALQKAEEAREHCKACQIDVSEKRVDLVNTKSEIITQLREMVSQCDLTLKAVTVNWFQLQQAQVVSLPVNHQSLCENAKLYEPGQRYIDFVRSLPTDGPRLESHSFDSGVSPNTGMPLSKRSLSGSHSSHSNLSQASVTSDLLGTDDVDSPINAQHAKIAERRSNSSIDIQALRIQGPFRPWASASQGGGMCSDSESAGGSSESRSMDSPTASPGDFKRRLPRTPSTGTMSSADDLDEREPPSPSDNGLSEMVIETASSPGPFRNTQMSKAAQTHKLRKLRAPSKCRECDGLVVFHGAECEECSLACHKKCLETLAIQCGHKKLQGRLHLFGIDFTQAAKNSQDSIPFIIRKCTSEIENRALNIKGIYRVNGAKSRVEKLCQAFENGKDLVELSELYPHDISNVLKLYLRQLPEPLILFRYYNDFIGLAKESQSIILEELEAFRLSPTPVTPAQVSVELNRVLFKIKDLLRQLPPAHYKTLQFLIEHLHRVTEQSEENKMTASNLGIIFGPTLIKPRQADAEVSLSSLVDYPYQALIVELLIRHYQMIFDTPLSPLCGTSPTEVDAHPRLTQQEKERQLSRHSKSLGDIKEQSSKVYKRHSSIIPSSHLLAEVQETTPSLDGSDYEPVDDVDSEAFNGVLSSSVPEGPKPGERGLCRSQHITITRVQLRHPRSKLSSRPVSMPAERILNRGQVDENNSRNSIDEDDRRGGSCNQSIEEVDESEKTKLRAGTHYRSTFIDTQTLRRTWDKQYKHHDVVSRTVRIVSSSSTESTAVDASNLSASVPVSSNFSLGTSGSSISTIYPNRPYTVAVRPSRTLRREDNVTKYNPVTTAFRPPRTLQPPPGTFYKPPSGSKTKALQDCVLANSAEEEDEEEEEEEEEEDEEEEEEEEEEEDEELGIEIEVSVDEPLEEDIEAEQAAMSQSPSPSPEELGPNQAKPVYQRLRPRRLQEVEHREAHFV; this is translated from the exons ATGGGAGATGTAGAGAATGGATCAGTGTTGGGGCTCCCCCTAACTAAGAGAAGCAGG tcttttgaGAACCTCTCAGTGGAATCTGGAGGATCCGGTCCCGAGAAAGATGATCCGCCAG GGCCGTCTCCACCGGTTCGGGTCGAAGAGGTGGACAGGACGCTGCAGCGGCAGGACAGTGGGGTGGAGTCGGCGTTGCTCTATGCCAAGGCCTGGTCAAAGTACACCAAAGAGCTGCTGGCATGGGTGGAGAAGCGTCTCAATATGG ATATCGAGTGCGCAAAGAGTTACGCCAAAATGGCAGAATCTGCCAAGACGCTTGCAAGTCAACAG GAATTCATGCCTTTCCGAGAGATCTACATGACTGCTTTCAAAAATGACATTGAATACAGCCAGCTGGTACTTCACACTGCAGCAGTCCTCCAAAGCAACAAATTCACGCAG cCTCTCCTGGCTAGAAAGAATGAGCTGGACAAACTACGAAAAGAGGTCAAGGAACAGTggcagagagagcaaaagaaaatg CATGAGGCGGACAGTGCTCTGAGGAAGGCTCGGCTGCTGCAGGCTCAGCGGCAGGAGGAGTATGAAAAGGCCAAGGTGTCCACCAGCCGCCTGGAGGAGGAGCAGattggaggaggagggggagcagCGGCGGTTAAACAACTAGAGAAGAGACGCAGGCTGGAGGAGGAGGCCCTGCAGAAG GCTGAGGAGGCCAGGGAGCACTGCAAAGCTTGTCAGATTGATGTCAGCGAGAAGAGAGTCGATCTGGTAAACACCAAGAGTGAGATCATCACTCAGCTGCGAGAGATGGTCTCCCAGTGCGACCTCACCCTCAAGGCT GTGACAGTCAATTGGTTCCAGCTACAGCAGGCCCAGGTTGTTTCTCTCCCCGTCAACCACCAGAGTCTGTGTGAAAATGCCAAGCTTTATGAGCCGGGCCAGCGATACATCGACTTTGTCAGGAGTTTGCCCACTGACGGACCTCGCCTGGAGTCCCACTCGTTTGATTCAGGTGTTTCACCAAATACAGG AATGCCTCTCTCCAAGCGCTCACTAAGTGGCAGCCACTCATCCCACAGTAATCTGTCACAGGCatctgtgacctctgacctcctggGTACGGATGACGTGGACAGTCCCATCAATGCCCAACATGCCAAGATTGCAGAAAGGCGCTCCAACAGTAGCATTGACATCCAAG CTCTTCGGATTCAGGGCCCGTTTCGTCCCTGGGCCTCGGCCAGCCAGGGTGGAGGGATGTGCAGTGACTCTGAAAGTGCTGGAGGGAGCAGTGAGTCTCGGTCAATGGACTCACCCACTGCAAGCCCAG GAGACTTCAAGAGGAGATTACCCAGAACCCCCTCCACCGGCACCATGTCGTCTGCTGATGACCTAGATGAGAGAGAGCCTCCCTCGCCCTCTGATAATG GTTTAAGTGAGATGGTAATAGAGACAGCCAGCTCTCCAGGTCCCTTTAGAAACACACAGATGTCCAAGGCTGCTCAAACCCACAAGTTGAGGAAACTTCGAGCGCCCTCAAAGTGTCGAGAATGCGATGGCCTCGTGGTGTTTCATGGAGCAGAGTGCGAGGAG TGTTCGTTAGCTTGCCATAAGAAGTGTCTGGAAACCCTGGCCATCCAGTGTGGCCATAAGAAGCTCCAGGGGAGGCTACACCTCTTTGGCATCGACTTTACGCAGGCAGCTAAGAACAGCCAGGACAGCATCCCCTTCATCATACGGAAGTGTACATCGGAAATAGAGAACAGAGCGCTCAACATCAAG GGGATCTACCGTGTGAACGGTGCCAAGTCACGGGTAGAGAAGTTGTGCCAAGCGTTTGAGAATGGCAAGGACCTGGTGGAGCTCTCTGAGCTTTACCCCCATGACATCAGCAACGTACTCAAACTCTACCTGAGACAG CTTCCAGAGCCTCTCATCCTGTTCCGCTACTATAATGACTTCATCGGCTTGGCCAAGGAAAGCCAGAGCATCATCCTGGAGGAACTGGAGGCCTTTCGGCTCAGTCCCACTCCAGTGACCCCAGCCCAGGTCAGTGTGGAACTCAACCGGGTCCTCTTCAAGATCAAGGATCTGCTGAGGCAGCTGCCACCTGCTCATTACAAGACACTGCAGTTCCTCATAGAGCATCTGCACCG GGTGACAGAGCAATCAGAGGAGAATAAGATGACAGCGAGCAACCTGGGTATCATCTTTGGCCCAACACTGATCAAGCCAAGACAGGCGGATGCGGAAGTGTCCCTTTCCTCTCTGGTGGATTACCCCTATCAGGCACTCATTGTGGAGCTCCTCATCAGACACTACCAGATGATCTTTGACACCCCACTCAGTCCCCTGTGTGGCACTTCACCCACGGAGGTCGATGCCCACCCCCGCCTCACCCAACAGGAGAAGGAGCGGCAGCTGAGCAGGCACTCTAAGTCGCTGGGAGACATTAAGGAG CAGAGCTCTAAGGTGTATAAGAGGCATTCCTCCATAATTCCTTCTTCCCATTTGTTGGCGGAGGTTCAGGAGACCACGCCAAGCCTCGATGGAAGTGACTATGAACCTG TTGATGATGTGGATTCAGAGGCCTTCAATGGGGTTTTGTCATCGAGTGTCCCTGAGGGTCCAAAACCTGGTGAGCGAGGGCTCTGTCGCTCTCAGCATATCACCATCACCAGGGTGCAACTTCGACATCCTCGCAGCAAACTCTCCTCGCGGCCGGTTAGCATGCCAGCAGAGCGGATCCTCAACCGAGGCCAAGTGGACGAGAATAACAGCCGGAACAGCATTGACGAAGATGACAGGAGAGGAGGCAGTTGCAACCAGTCCATTGAAGAGGTGGatgaaagtgagaaaacaaaattGCGAGCAGGGACACATTACCGGAGTACATTTATTGACACCCAGACGTTGCGCAGAACTTGGGACAAACAGTACAAGCACCATGATGTTGTTTCCAGAACAGTAAGAATCGTATCCAGTTCGTCCACAGAAAGCACAGCAGTGGATGCCAGCAACTTATCAGCTTCTGTACCAGTATCATCAAACTTCTCCCTTGGAACTTCCGGGAGCTCTATTAGCACCATCTACCCCAACAGACCTTACACTGTCGCAGTGCGACCCAGCAGGACTTTAAGAAGGGAGGACAATGTAACAAAGTACAACCCTGTCACAACAGCTTTCAGGCCTCCCAGGACTCTCCAGCCTCCCCCTGGAACTTTCTACAAGCCCCCATCAGGGAGCAAAACCAAAGCGCTGCAGGACTGTGTGTTAGCCAACAGTGCtgaggaagaagatgaggaagaagaagaggaggaggaggaggaggatgaggaggaggaggaggaggaggaggaggaggaggatgaggaatTAGGGATTGAGATAGAGGTGTCTGTAGATGAGCCTCTTGAGGAGGACATTGAGGCTGAGCAGGCAGCCATGTCTCAGTCTCCCAGCCCTAGCCCTGAGGAACTGGGCCCAAACCAGGCCAAACCAGTGTACCAGAGACTAAGGCCCAGACGCCTCCAAGAGGTAGAACACCGAGAGGCTCATTTTGTGTGA
- the arhgap29a gene encoding rho GTPase-activating protein 29 isoform X1: protein MLAAMLRQSTGGGSGGGGGGGGGGSSSSGGGTKLSLGISRLSGSSLGSAGPAGVGSWVSGRASKSGSVSSDSPDIPASDPNYIMQLVSDVRKFADVLLQLKEVFNSKEHQDCLHQAVHERLGELLRVLKAIINKHQSLNSVDILSTAGTVIATVKGVNFKEVNEENKQKLFGEIYTAIDTLAFTFGNVVSDFLMGDVENGSVLGLPLTKRSRSFENLSVESGGSGPEKDDPPGPSPPVRVEEVDRTLQRQDSGVESALLYAKAWSKYTKELLAWVEKRLNMDIECAKSYAKMAESAKTLASQQEFMPFREIYMTAFKNDIEYSQLVLHTAAVLQSNKFTQPLLARKNELDKLRKEVKEQWQREQKKMHEADSALRKARLLQAQRQEEYEKAKVSTSRLEEEQIGGGGGAAAVKQLEKRRRLEEEALQKAEEAREHCKACQIDVSEKRVDLVNTKSEIITQLREMVSQCDLTLKAVTVNWFQLQQAQVVSLPVNHQSLCENAKLYEPGQRYIDFVRSLPTDGPRLESHSFDSGVSPNTGMPLSKRSLSGSHSSHSNLSQASVTSDLLGTDDVDSPINAQHAKIAERRSNSSIDIQALRIQGPFRPWASASQGGGMCSDSESAGGSSESRSMDSPTASPGDFKRRLPRTPSTGTMSSADDLDEREPPSPSDNGLSEMVIETASSPGPFRNTQMSKAAQTHKLRKLRAPSKCRECDGLVVFHGAECEECSLACHKKCLETLAIQCGHKKLQGRLHLFGIDFTQAAKNSQDSIPFIIRKCTSEIENRALNIKGIYRVNGAKSRVEKLCQAFENGKDLVELSELYPHDISNVLKLYLRQLPEPLILFRYYNDFIGLAKESQSIILEELEAFRLSPTPVTPAQVSVELNRVLFKIKDLLRQLPPAHYKTLQFLIEHLHRVTEQSEENKMTASNLGIIFGPTLIKPRQADAEVSLSSLVDYPYQALIVELLIRHYQMIFDTPLSPLCGTSPTEVDAHPRLTQQEKERQLSRHSKSLGDIKEQSSKVYKRHSSIIPSSHLLAEVQETTPSLDGSDYEPVDDVDSEAFNGVLSSSVPEGPKPGERGLCRSQHITITRVQLRHPRSKLSSRPVSMPAERILNRGQVDENNSRNSIDEDDRRGGSCNQSIEEVDESEKTKLRAGTHYRSTFIDTQTLRRTWDKQYKHHDVVSRTVRIVSSSSTESTAVDASNLSASVPVSSNFSLGTSGSSISTIYPNRPYTVAVRPSRTLRREDNVTKYNPVTTAFRPPRTLQPPPGTFYKPPSGSKTKALQDCVLANSAEEEDEEEEEEEEEEDEEEEEEEEEEEDEELGIEIEVSVDEPLEEDIEAEQAAMSQSPSPSPEELGPNQAKPVYQRLRPRRLQEVEHREAHFV, encoded by the exons AACACCAGGACTGCCTCCATCAGGCGGTCCACGAGCGTCTTGGGGAGCTGCTGCGTGTCCTGAAGGCCATCATCAACAAACACCAGAGCCTCAACTCAGTGGACATCCTCAGTACAGCTGGAACTGTCATTGCCACGGTCAAAG GAGTGAACTTTAAGGAGGTGAACGAAGAGAACAAACAGAAGCTTTTTGGGGAGATCTACACCGCTATTGACACATTGGCGTTCACGTTTGGCAATGT AGTGTCTGACTTCCTTATGGGAGATGTAGAGAATGGATCAGTGTTGGGGCTCCCCCTAACTAAGAGAAGCAGG tcttttgaGAACCTCTCAGTGGAATCTGGAGGATCCGGTCCCGAGAAAGATGATCCGCCAG GGCCGTCTCCACCGGTTCGGGTCGAAGAGGTGGACAGGACGCTGCAGCGGCAGGACAGTGGGGTGGAGTCGGCGTTGCTCTATGCCAAGGCCTGGTCAAAGTACACCAAAGAGCTGCTGGCATGGGTGGAGAAGCGTCTCAATATGG ATATCGAGTGCGCAAAGAGTTACGCCAAAATGGCAGAATCTGCCAAGACGCTTGCAAGTCAACAG GAATTCATGCCTTTCCGAGAGATCTACATGACTGCTTTCAAAAATGACATTGAATACAGCCAGCTGGTACTTCACACTGCAGCAGTCCTCCAAAGCAACAAATTCACGCAG cCTCTCCTGGCTAGAAAGAATGAGCTGGACAAACTACGAAAAGAGGTCAAGGAACAGTggcagagagagcaaaagaaaatg CATGAGGCGGACAGTGCTCTGAGGAAGGCTCGGCTGCTGCAGGCTCAGCGGCAGGAGGAGTATGAAAAGGCCAAGGTGTCCACCAGCCGCCTGGAGGAGGAGCAGattggaggaggagggggagcagCGGCGGTTAAACAACTAGAGAAGAGACGCAGGCTGGAGGAGGAGGCCCTGCAGAAG GCTGAGGAGGCCAGGGAGCACTGCAAAGCTTGTCAGATTGATGTCAGCGAGAAGAGAGTCGATCTGGTAAACACCAAGAGTGAGATCATCACTCAGCTGCGAGAGATGGTCTCCCAGTGCGACCTCACCCTCAAGGCT GTGACAGTCAATTGGTTCCAGCTACAGCAGGCCCAGGTTGTTTCTCTCCCCGTCAACCACCAGAGTCTGTGTGAAAATGCCAAGCTTTATGAGCCGGGCCAGCGATACATCGACTTTGTCAGGAGTTTGCCCACTGACGGACCTCGCCTGGAGTCCCACTCGTTTGATTCAGGTGTTTCACCAAATACAGG AATGCCTCTCTCCAAGCGCTCACTAAGTGGCAGCCACTCATCCCACAGTAATCTGTCACAGGCatctgtgacctctgacctcctggGTACGGATGACGTGGACAGTCCCATCAATGCCCAACATGCCAAGATTGCAGAAAGGCGCTCCAACAGTAGCATTGACATCCAAG CTCTTCGGATTCAGGGCCCGTTTCGTCCCTGGGCCTCGGCCAGCCAGGGTGGAGGGATGTGCAGTGACTCTGAAAGTGCTGGAGGGAGCAGTGAGTCTCGGTCAATGGACTCACCCACTGCAAGCCCAG GAGACTTCAAGAGGAGATTACCCAGAACCCCCTCCACCGGCACCATGTCGTCTGCTGATGACCTAGATGAGAGAGAGCCTCCCTCGCCCTCTGATAATG GTTTAAGTGAGATGGTAATAGAGACAGCCAGCTCTCCAGGTCCCTTTAGAAACACACAGATGTCCAAGGCTGCTCAAACCCACAAGTTGAGGAAACTTCGAGCGCCCTCAAAGTGTCGAGAATGCGATGGCCTCGTGGTGTTTCATGGAGCAGAGTGCGAGGAG TGTTCGTTAGCTTGCCATAAGAAGTGTCTGGAAACCCTGGCCATCCAGTGTGGCCATAAGAAGCTCCAGGGGAGGCTACACCTCTTTGGCATCGACTTTACGCAGGCAGCTAAGAACAGCCAGGACAGCATCCCCTTCATCATACGGAAGTGTACATCGGAAATAGAGAACAGAGCGCTCAACATCAAG GGGATCTACCGTGTGAACGGTGCCAAGTCACGGGTAGAGAAGTTGTGCCAAGCGTTTGAGAATGGCAAGGACCTGGTGGAGCTCTCTGAGCTTTACCCCCATGACATCAGCAACGTACTCAAACTCTACCTGAGACAG CTTCCAGAGCCTCTCATCCTGTTCCGCTACTATAATGACTTCATCGGCTTGGCCAAGGAAAGCCAGAGCATCATCCTGGAGGAACTGGAGGCCTTTCGGCTCAGTCCCACTCCAGTGACCCCAGCCCAGGTCAGTGTGGAACTCAACCGGGTCCTCTTCAAGATCAAGGATCTGCTGAGGCAGCTGCCACCTGCTCATTACAAGACACTGCAGTTCCTCATAGAGCATCTGCACCG GGTGACAGAGCAATCAGAGGAGAATAAGATGACAGCGAGCAACCTGGGTATCATCTTTGGCCCAACACTGATCAAGCCAAGACAGGCGGATGCGGAAGTGTCCCTTTCCTCTCTGGTGGATTACCCCTATCAGGCACTCATTGTGGAGCTCCTCATCAGACACTACCAGATGATCTTTGACACCCCACTCAGTCCCCTGTGTGGCACTTCACCCACGGAGGTCGATGCCCACCCCCGCCTCACCCAACAGGAGAAGGAGCGGCAGCTGAGCAGGCACTCTAAGTCGCTGGGAGACATTAAGGAG CAGAGCTCTAAGGTGTATAAGAGGCATTCCTCCATAATTCCTTCTTCCCATTTGTTGGCGGAGGTTCAGGAGACCACGCCAAGCCTCGATGGAAGTGACTATGAACCTG TTGATGATGTGGATTCAGAGGCCTTCAATGGGGTTTTGTCATCGAGTGTCCCTGAGGGTCCAAAACCTGGTGAGCGAGGGCTCTGTCGCTCTCAGCATATCACCATCACCAGGGTGCAACTTCGACATCCTCGCAGCAAACTCTCCTCGCGGCCGGTTAGCATGCCAGCAGAGCGGATCCTCAACCGAGGCCAAGTGGACGAGAATAACAGCCGGAACAGCATTGACGAAGATGACAGGAGAGGAGGCAGTTGCAACCAGTCCATTGAAGAGGTGGatgaaagtgagaaaacaaaattGCGAGCAGGGACACATTACCGGAGTACATTTATTGACACCCAGACGTTGCGCAGAACTTGGGACAAACAGTACAAGCACCATGATGTTGTTTCCAGAACAGTAAGAATCGTATCCAGTTCGTCCACAGAAAGCACAGCAGTGGATGCCAGCAACTTATCAGCTTCTGTACCAGTATCATCAAACTTCTCCCTTGGAACTTCCGGGAGCTCTATTAGCACCATCTACCCCAACAGACCTTACACTGTCGCAGTGCGACCCAGCAGGACTTTAAGAAGGGAGGACAATGTAACAAAGTACAACCCTGTCACAACAGCTTTCAGGCCTCCCAGGACTCTCCAGCCTCCCCCTGGAACTTTCTACAAGCCCCCATCAGGGAGCAAAACCAAAGCGCTGCAGGACTGTGTGTTAGCCAACAGTGCtgaggaagaagatgaggaagaagaagaggaggaggaggaggaggatgaggaggaggaggaggaggaggaggaggaggaggatgaggaatTAGGGATTGAGATAGAGGTGTCTGTAGATGAGCCTCTTGAGGAGGACATTGAGGCTGAGCAGGCAGCCATGTCTCAGTCTCCCAGCCCTAGCCCTGAGGAACTGGGCCCAAACCAGGCCAAACCAGTGTACCAGAGACTAAGGCCCAGACGCCTCCAAGAGGTAGAACACCGAGAGGCTCATTTTGTGTGA